Proteins encoded in a region of the Octopus sinensis linkage group LG8, ASM634580v1, whole genome shotgun sequence genome:
- the LOC115215074 gene encoding GTP-binding protein Di-Ras2-like isoform X1, whose translation MNKLGMHIPQKDKASKDRSVRLRVMPEQSNDYRVVVFGAGGVGKSSLVLRFVRGTFRESYIPTIEDTYRQVISCNKQVCTLQITDTTGSHQFPAMQRLSISKGHAFILVYSITSRQSLEELKPIFSEITEIKGDVDSIPIMLVGNKCDETSREVTQNVGAELAKRWNCAYLETSAKTNHNVKELFQELLQLEKRRTMSLQLETKKTKSQKRKEKLKGKCVVM comes from the coding sequence GCATCAAAGGATCGGTCGGTGCGACTTCGAGTGATGCCAGAGCAGAGCAACGACTACAGAGTGGTCGTGTTTGGTGCAGGAGGTGTGGGTAAGAGTTCCCTCGTCCTCAGATTTGTACGGGGGACATTCCGTGAAAGCTACATTCCAACAATTGAAGACACTTATCGTCAAGTTATCAGCTGCAACAAACAAGTGTGCACGCTGCAAATCACGGACACAACGGGCAGCCATCAGTTCCCCGCCATGCAGCGCCTATCCATTTCAAAAGGACACGCCTTCATTTTGGTCTACTCTATCACAAGCAGGCAATCGCTGGAAGAGCTTAAGCCGATATTCAGTGAAATCACGGAGATCAAAGGAGACGTCGACAGCATCCCGATCATGCTGGTGGGCAACAAGTGCGACGAGACCAGTCGTGAGGTGACTCAGAACGTAGGAGCTGAACTGGCCAAACGCTGGAACTGTGCCTATCTCGAAACTTCAGCAAAGACAAATCACAATGTGAAGGAACTATTCCAAGAACTGTTGCAGTTGGAGAAGAGACGGACCATGAGCCTGCAActggaaacaaagaaaacaaaatcccaGAAACGCAAGGAGAAGTTAAAGGGGAAATGTGTTGTCATgtaa
- the LOC115215074 gene encoding GTP-binding protein Di-Ras2-like isoform X2 yields MQMLKASKDRSVRLRVMPEQSNDYRVVVFGAGGVGKSSLVLRFVRGTFRESYIPTIEDTYRQVISCNKQVCTLQITDTTGSHQFPAMQRLSISKGHAFILVYSITSRQSLEELKPIFSEITEIKGDVDSIPIMLVGNKCDETSREVTQNVGAELAKRWNCAYLETSAKTNHNVKELFQELLQLEKRRTMSLQLETKKTKSQKRKEKLKGKCVVM; encoded by the coding sequence GCATCAAAGGATCGGTCGGTGCGACTTCGAGTGATGCCAGAGCAGAGCAACGACTACAGAGTGGTCGTGTTTGGTGCAGGAGGTGTGGGTAAGAGTTCCCTCGTCCTCAGATTTGTACGGGGGACATTCCGTGAAAGCTACATTCCAACAATTGAAGACACTTATCGTCAAGTTATCAGCTGCAACAAACAAGTGTGCACGCTGCAAATCACGGACACAACGGGCAGCCATCAGTTCCCCGCCATGCAGCGCCTATCCATTTCAAAAGGACACGCCTTCATTTTGGTCTACTCTATCACAAGCAGGCAATCGCTGGAAGAGCTTAAGCCGATATTCAGTGAAATCACGGAGATCAAAGGAGACGTCGACAGCATCCCGATCATGCTGGTGGGCAACAAGTGCGACGAGACCAGTCGTGAGGTGACTCAGAACGTAGGAGCTGAACTGGCCAAACGCTGGAACTGTGCCTATCTCGAAACTTCAGCAAAGACAAATCACAATGTGAAGGAACTATTCCAAGAACTGTTGCAGTTGGAGAAGAGACGGACCATGAGCCTGCAActggaaacaaagaaaacaaaatcccaGAAACGCAAGGAGAAGTTAAAGGGGAAATGTGTTGTCATgtaa